The following are encoded together in the Bradyrhizobium sp. CCGUVB1N3 genome:
- a CDS encoding DUF763 domain-containing protein, producing the protein MPRRTGSADLPLHTGRVPPWLASRMASLGAIVTQAIVHHYGRDEFMQRLSHPFWFQSFGAVMGMDWHSSGITTSVIGALKRGLAPLQNELGIYVCGGRGQHSRKTPDELQTLGDRVGFDGVRLTRASRLVAKVDSAAVQDGFDLYLHGFFVTAEGKWTVVQQGMNGEKRQARRYHWHSEALKSFVDAPHSAIDGPLQGEIVNLTDHRADVSRSAQLELLSDLGPDRIVSEFERLSGVEPAQAMLPHLIMPAHHDVRPKDVFARRLHGTLAAAAERGPVDFPELLLTPGVGARTVRSLAMVAEVVHGAPYRFKDPARFSLAHGGKDRHPYPVPIKVYDETIRVLKGAIENARLGCEEEMQAIKRLDDQARRLERTARGPSVEAYMAGERAASPELGGRSVFGWERDLASSDKSTG; encoded by the coding sequence ATGCCCCGACGCACCGGCAGCGCCGATCTTCCTCTCCACACCGGACGGGTTCCGCCGTGGCTCGCAAGCCGCATGGCTTCGCTGGGAGCGATCGTCACCCAGGCGATCGTCCATCACTACGGCCGCGACGAGTTCATGCAGCGGCTGTCGCATCCCTTCTGGTTCCAGTCGTTCGGCGCCGTGATGGGAATGGACTGGCACTCGTCCGGCATCACCACCTCCGTGATCGGCGCGCTGAAGCGCGGGCTCGCCCCACTCCAGAACGAGCTCGGCATCTATGTCTGCGGCGGCCGCGGCCAGCATTCGCGCAAGACGCCGGATGAGCTCCAGACGCTCGGCGACCGCGTCGGCTTCGATGGCGTCAGGCTGACCCGGGCGAGCCGCCTCGTTGCGAAGGTCGACAGCGCCGCGGTGCAGGACGGCTTTGACCTCTATCTGCATGGCTTCTTCGTCACTGCCGAAGGCAAATGGACTGTAGTGCAGCAAGGCATGAACGGCGAGAAGCGGCAGGCGCGGCGCTATCACTGGCACTCCGAGGCGCTGAAGAGCTTTGTCGATGCGCCCCACAGCGCGATCGACGGCCCCTTGCAAGGCGAGATCGTCAATCTCACCGACCACCGCGCCGACGTCTCGCGCTCAGCGCAGCTCGAGCTGCTCTCCGATCTCGGCCCCGATCGCATCGTGTCCGAATTCGAACGTCTGAGCGGCGTCGAACCCGCACAAGCCATGCTGCCGCACCTCATCATGCCCGCGCATCACGACGTGCGGCCGAAGGACGTCTTCGCGCGTCGCCTGCACGGCACGCTGGCCGCGGCCGCCGAGCGCGGTCCGGTCGATTTTCCGGAGCTGTTGCTGACGCCCGGCGTCGGCGCGCGCACCGTGCGCTCCCTCGCGATGGTCGCCGAAGTCGTGCACGGCGCGCCCTATCGCTTCAAGGATCCGGCGCGTTTCTCGCTGGCCCATGGCGGCAAGGACCGCCACCCCTACCCCGTTCCGATCAAGGTCTATGACGAGACCATTCGCGTACTCAAGGGCGCGATCGAGAACGCAAGGCTCGGGTGCGAGGAGGAAATGCAGGCGATCAAACGTCTCGACGACCAGGCGCGGCGGTTGGAGCGCACCGCGCGCGGTCCATCGGTCGAGGCTTATATGGCCGGCGAGCGCGCCGCCTCGCCCGAACTCGGTGGGCGATCCGTGTTCGGCTGGGAGCGCGACCTCGCGTCGTCGGACAAGTCGACGGGCTGA
- a CDS encoding tripartite tricarboxylate transporter substrate binding protein, whose translation MLGLNKKIGRSLLGAGLLLAASAAQADNFPSKPVHILVPYAAGGAVDVLARTIGQALAKSWGQQPVIDNRPGAGGIIASQALTQAPPDGYTLILVASGHPLNQFIYPSVPYDTFKDFTAISEVASSPLAIVVAKDSPYKSLGDLLAAAKKEPDKLSYGMSGNGTSAHLAGELLKYMAGVKIVSIPYKGGAPALTAVIAGEIPLSLNPLAEAIGQLEGGPVRALAVTSAQRSKALPDVPTVAEAGVAGYDVSVWWGFLAPAKMPPEIVAKLEADLKTALQDPSVLSTLDKIGATPVGSSSKEFDAYMHAEATKWEPVLKAANIRAQ comes from the coding sequence ATGCTGGGCTTGAACAAGAAAATCGGACGCTCACTGCTGGGCGCGGGCCTGCTGCTGGCCGCGAGCGCCGCGCAGGCCGACAATTTCCCGAGCAAGCCGGTCCACATTCTGGTGCCCTATGCGGCCGGCGGCGCCGTCGACGTGCTCGCCCGCACGATCGGCCAGGCGCTGGCCAAGAGTTGGGGCCAGCAGCCGGTGATCGACAACCGCCCCGGCGCCGGCGGCATTATCGCCTCGCAGGCGCTGACCCAGGCGCCGCCCGACGGCTACACACTGATCCTGGTCGCGAGCGGCCATCCGCTCAACCAGTTCATCTATCCGAGCGTACCCTACGACACCTTCAAGGATTTCACCGCGATCAGCGAGGTCGCCTCGTCGCCGCTCGCCATCGTCGTCGCCAAGGACAGCCCGTACAAGAGCCTCGGCGATCTCCTGGCCGCTGCGAAGAAGGAGCCGGACAAGCTCTCCTACGGCATGTCGGGCAACGGCACCTCGGCGCACCTTGCCGGCGAGCTGTTGAAATACATGGCCGGCGTGAAGATCGTCTCTATTCCCTACAAGGGCGGCGCGCCGGCGCTGACCGCCGTGATCGCCGGCGAAATCCCCCTCAGCCTCAACCCACTTGCCGAAGCGATCGGTCAGCTCGAAGGCGGCCCGGTGCGTGCGCTCGCCGTGACCTCGGCGCAGCGGTCAAAGGCCCTGCCCGATGTTCCGACCGTCGCCGAGGCCGGCGTGGCTGGCTATGACGTCTCGGTCTGGTGGGGATTTTTGGCGCCGGCGAAAATGCCGCCGGAGATCGTGGCAAAGCTCGAAGCCGATTTGAAGACGGCGCTGCAAGACCCGAGCGTGCTGTCGACCCTCGACAAGATCGGCGCGACGCCGGTCGGCTCGTCGTCGAAGGAGTTCGATGCCTACATGCATGCAGAGGCGACCAAATGGGAGCCGGTGCTGAAGGCTGCGAACATCCGGGCGCAGTAG
- a CDS encoding TetR/AcrR family transcriptional regulator: MIRKPTSKETARKPNMREAILAAAEELFATNGFNAVSVRDIAQAAGANPGSVTYHFKTKDGLLLEIYRRHCGPMNLRRSELLAAAKRVRDLQDRLEAIVRAYVVPAFTSGSDLAGGGARFTRLRAVMSAEGNEVARRIIAQTFDDTSHAFIDAIHESLPHVPRTEIVWRSHFLLGALYYSLVTPERVSRLSRGEADGSDAAAAIEQLVQATVASFQAPALDQAAPARRRAAASNKT; this comes from the coding sequence ATGATACGCAAGCCCACCAGCAAAGAGACGGCCCGCAAGCCGAACATGCGCGAGGCGATCCTCGCCGCGGCCGAAGAGTTGTTCGCGACCAACGGCTTCAACGCCGTGTCGGTGCGTGACATCGCACAGGCCGCCGGGGCCAACCCCGGCAGCGTCACCTATCATTTCAAGACCAAGGACGGTCTGCTGCTCGAGATCTATCGCCGCCATTGCGGGCCGATGAATCTCCGCCGGTCCGAGCTGTTAGCTGCCGCCAAGCGCGTGCGCGATCTCCAGGACCGGCTGGAGGCGATCGTGCGCGCCTACGTCGTGCCGGCCTTCACTTCCGGCAGCGATCTCGCCGGCGGCGGGGCGCGGTTCACCCGGCTGCGCGCCGTGATGTCGGCCGAGGGGAACGAGGTGGCACGGCGCATCATCGCGCAGACCTTCGACGATACCAGCCACGCCTTCATCGACGCGATCCACGAGAGCCTGCCGCACGTGCCGCGCACCGAGATCGTCTGGCGCAGCCATTTCCTGCTTGGTGCCCTCTATTACTCGCTGGTGACGCCGGAGCGCGTCTCGCGCCTGTCGCGCGGCGAGGCCGACGGCAGCGATGCGGCCGCTGCGATCGAGCAGCTCGTTCAGGCGACAGTGGCCTCGTTCCAGGCGCCGGCACTCGACCAGGCCGCGCCGGCACGTCGGCGCGCAGCGGCAAGCAACAAGACGTAG
- a CDS encoding amidohydrolase gives MAASVSSARGQAAEPAKAIPTIDPPDPNPKTPAFKLPPKSCDAHTHIFGPAARYPFSEHRPYNTADAPLEAFRAVHEKIGVDRCVIVNATVHGTDNRVVTDAIAQSEGAYKGIANVKDEMSDHELEALDKGGICGCRFAFLKRLGGVGDMNKFQRIVHRVAELGWHVDVYFEPGTIAEFAPILTALPTRYVIDHMGTVQAGKGLDDPGFTALLDLQKKDEKCWVKITGLERASAAGKPFHDAVPFAKKLIDNAPDRVIWGTDWPHPNVKVMPNDGEIVDLIPLYAPDAAIQQKLLVDNPARLFKFS, from the coding sequence ATGGCCGCCTCGGTTTCGAGCGCGCGCGGGCAGGCAGCCGAGCCGGCCAAAGCGATTCCGACCATCGACCCGCCGGACCCGAATCCCAAGACGCCGGCATTCAAGCTGCCGCCGAAATCCTGCGACGCTCACACGCACATCTTTGGGCCGGCCGCCCGCTATCCGTTCTCGGAACACCGTCCCTACAACACGGCCGATGCGCCACTGGAGGCCTTCCGCGCCGTGCACGAGAAGATCGGCGTCGATCGCTGTGTGATCGTCAACGCCACGGTGCATGGCACTGACAATCGCGTGGTGACCGACGCCATCGCGCAAAGCGAGGGCGCCTATAAGGGTATCGCCAACGTCAAGGACGAGATGTCCGATCACGAGCTCGAGGCGCTGGACAAGGGCGGTATCTGCGGCTGCCGCTTTGCCTTCCTGAAGCGGCTCGGCGGCGTCGGCGACATGAACAAGTTCCAGCGCATCGTGCATCGCGTCGCCGAACTCGGCTGGCACGTCGACGTCTATTTCGAGCCGGGCACGATCGCCGAATTCGCGCCGATCCTCACCGCGCTGCCGACGCGCTACGTCATCGACCACATGGGCACGGTGCAGGCGGGCAAGGGGCTCGACGATCCCGGCTTCACCGCGCTGCTCGATCTCCAGAAGAAAGATGAGAAGTGCTGGGTCAAGATCACCGGCCTAGAGCGTGCATCCGCCGCAGGCAAGCCGTTCCACGATGCCGTGCCGTTCGCAAAGAAGCTCATCGACAACGCGCCTGATCGGGTGATCTGGGGCACGGATTGGCCGCATCCCAACGTCAAGGTCATGCCCAATGATGGCGAGATCGTCGATCTGATCCCACTTTATGCGCCGGATGCCGCGATCCAGCAGAAGCTGCTGGTCGACAATCCCGCGCGCCTGTTCAAGTTCAGCTGA
- a CDS encoding amidohydrolase — protein MYTPTIPPPDPNTRTPKFKLPPLACDAHCHIFGPGSKYPYAPDRSYTPPDAPLEDFRALHARLGVGRAVIVNASVHGTDNAVALDAIAQSNGAYRAVANIDDTITERGLRVLHEGGFRGCRFNFVRHLGGVPDKGVFDRVIAMVAPLGWHIDLHFDAIDLPEYADMLAKLPVRYTIDHMGRVKASEGLDQLPFKILIELMQRDEKCWVKICGSERVSSSGPPFTDAVPFARKIVETAVDRVIWGTDWPHPNVKVMPNDGDLVDLIPLFAPEAEFQQKILVGNPARLFEFGE, from the coding sequence ATGTACACGCCGACCATTCCCCCGCCCGATCCGAACACGCGCACGCCGAAGTTCAAGCTGCCGCCGCTCGCTTGCGACGCGCATTGCCACATCTTTGGTCCGGGCTCGAAATATCCGTACGCGCCGGACCGTTCCTACACGCCGCCCGACGCGCCGCTGGAGGATTTTAGGGCGTTGCACGCCAGGCTCGGCGTCGGGCGCGCCGTCATCGTCAACGCCAGCGTGCACGGCACCGACAACGCCGTTGCGCTCGATGCGATCGCGCAAAGCAACGGCGCCTATCGCGCCGTGGCCAATATCGACGACACCATCACCGAGCGGGGCTTGCGCGTTCTGCATGAGGGTGGCTTCCGCGGCTGTCGCTTCAATTTCGTCCGCCATCTCGGCGGCGTCCCGGACAAGGGCGTATTCGACCGGGTGATCGCGATGGTCGCGCCGCTCGGCTGGCACATCGATCTGCATTTCGACGCGATCGACCTGCCGGAATATGCCGACATGCTGGCAAAGCTTCCGGTGCGCTACACCATCGATCACATGGGACGGGTGAAGGCGTCCGAGGGGCTCGACCAGCTTCCGTTCAAGATCCTGATCGAGCTGATGCAGCGCGACGAAAAATGCTGGGTCAAGATCTGCGGTTCGGAACGCGTCTCCTCCTCGGGCCCGCCCTTCACCGATGCCGTGCCGTTCGCGCGCAAGATCGTCGAGACCGCGGTCGACCGCGTCATCTGGGGCACGGATTGGCCGCATCCCAATGTCAAGGTGATGCCGAATGACGGCGACCTCGTCGACTTGATTCCGCTGTTTGCGCCGGAGGCGGAGTTCCAGCAGAAGATCCTGGTCGGCAATCCGGCCCGCCTGTTCGAGTTCGGAGAATGA
- the dctA gene encoding C4-dicarboxylate transporter DctA, translated as MTALSIDKPRGRAWWKELWVQVLLAMAAGIVLGIVNPELGAKMQPLGDAFIKAIRMLIAPIIFCTVVHGIAHMADMARVGRVAIKAIVYFEIMTTIALVIGLVAINLLKPGVGMNIDAASINTSAIEPYVKQTGAIGFVPFLMNILPGTFVGAFAEGNILQVLFISVLCGFALVQLGERGAPLVNLIDVAAKMVFAIVGFVMWVAPIGAFGAIAFTVGKFGVGSLASLGKLLGGFYLTCLVFIVIALGPVARWCGFSLVKLIRYIWEELLICIATTSSETVLPRMLSKLENAGCERSVVGLVIPTGYSFNLDGTCLYLAAASVFLAQATNTPLGLTEQIELLLILLVTSKGAAGIAGAAFVVLAATLSATGTIPVASVALVLGIHRLMSQGLTPTNLIGNAVATIAIARWEGALDADRLKRVLDGEAVPAARA; from the coding sequence ATGACGGCGCTCTCGATCGACAAGCCGCGCGGCCGCGCCTGGTGGAAGGAACTCTGGGTCCAGGTTCTCCTTGCCATGGCGGCCGGCATCGTGCTCGGCATCGTCAATCCCGAACTTGGCGCAAAAATGCAGCCGCTCGGCGACGCCTTCATCAAGGCGATCCGCATGCTGATCGCGCCGATCATCTTCTGCACGGTCGTGCACGGCATCGCGCACATGGCTGACATGGCCCGGGTCGGCCGCGTCGCCATCAAGGCGATCGTCTATTTCGAGATCATGACCACGATCGCGCTGGTGATCGGGCTTGTCGCGATCAATCTGCTGAAGCCCGGCGTCGGCATGAACATCGATGCCGCCAGCATCAACACCAGCGCGATCGAGCCCTACGTCAAGCAGACCGGGGCGATCGGCTTCGTGCCGTTCCTGATGAACATCCTTCCCGGCACCTTCGTCGGCGCATTTGCTGAAGGCAACATCCTCCAGGTGCTGTTCATCTCGGTGCTCTGTGGCTTTGCCCTGGTGCAGCTCGGCGAGCGCGGAGCGCCGCTGGTCAACCTGATCGACGTCGCTGCGAAGATGGTATTCGCGATCGTCGGCTTCGTGATGTGGGTGGCGCCGATCGGCGCCTTCGGCGCCATTGCGTTCACGGTCGGCAAGTTCGGTGTCGGCTCGCTGGCCTCGCTAGGCAAGCTGCTCGGTGGTTTCTATCTCACCTGCCTGGTATTCATCGTGATTGCGCTCGGCCCTGTCGCACGCTGGTGCGGTTTCAGCCTCGTCAAGCTGATCCGCTACATCTGGGAAGAGCTGTTGATCTGCATCGCCACGACATCGTCGGAAACCGTCTTGCCGCGCATGCTCTCGAAGCTCGAGAATGCCGGCTGCGAACGCAGCGTGGTCGGGCTCGTGATCCCGACCGGCTACTCCTTCAATCTCGACGGCACCTGCCTTTACCTCGCGGCGGCCTCTGTGTTCCTGGCGCAGGCGACCAACACGCCGCTTGGCCTCACCGAGCAGATCGAGCTGCTGCTGATCCTGCTCGTGACCTCCAAGGGGGCGGCGGGAATTGCGGGCGCCGCCTTCGTCGTGCTGGCGGCAACGCTGTCGGCGACCGGAACCATTCCGGTCGCGAGCGTCGCGCTGGTGCTTGGCATTCACAGGCTGATGTCGCAGGGGTTGACGCCGACCAATCTGATCGGGAACGCGGTGGCGACCATCGCGATTGCAAGATGGGAAGGCGCGCTCGACGCGGATCGGTTGAAGCGCGTGCTCGACGGCGAGGCCGTGCCGGCCGCAAGGGCGTGA